The Anomaloglossus baeobatrachus isolate aAnoBae1 chromosome 5, aAnoBae1.hap1, whole genome shotgun sequence genome includes the window ATAGTAAAATAATTAGTTGTTTGACCCCAATGCCTTAACGTTTTTAAGAAGACTTTTAGAGCACAAACCCCAACATTTGGCCAGGTGTTAAACAAAACAATATTTTTGTAGACTCCATAGTTTTCACATCTATCTTCTCATGGAAAGTACATTTTTAGTTCAGTCCTCTTTCTGGTCCACCCTTTACTTGAACCCAAAGTTCTTCCACATGACTAATTCATAGCCCTTGTCCAGTTCTTTTTCTGGTCCACCCTCTACTTGAACCCAAAATTCTTCCAGATGTCTGATTCCTAGCCCTGGTCCAGTCCTCTTTCTGGTCCACCCTCTACTTGAACCCAAAGTTCTTCCAGATGTCTGATTCCTAGCCCTGGTCCATTCCTCTTTCTGGTCCACCCTCTACTTGAACCCAAAGTTCTTCCACATGACTGATTCATAGCCCTTGTCCAGTCCTTTTTCTGGTCCACCCTCTACTTGAACCCAAAATTCTTCCACATGACTGATTCATAGCTCTGGTCCAGTCTTCTTTCTGGTCCACCCTCTACTGGATTTCTTCCAGATTCCAAATACATAGCTTAATCATCTCACTATCTGAAAGTCTTTCAGGTGCAGTTCTCTTTCTGGTCCACCCTCTACTAGAAATTCTTCTAGATTACATATCCTTAGCTCTGATCTTGCTTTTTTCTTGTCAATTATCTACCTGGTCTTTCATGATCTTCTACCTGAATTAAAGTtgactgattatgtataacccagACCCTCGTATCTTCACTTACTGTATAGACATGGTGTCGTAGTCTGTAATGTGATGTCCGGTAACGGAAGTGTGGAATTTAGAGCTTCATTTTGTTGTTGAGGTGCATCTTCTTCAACAGAAATTGTGTGTCCCGGGAGATAATTTGATTTATTCATTGGTTCCATctaaaaataaaaagatttttttgttatttttgattTCTTTAACCCTTATGTAGGTCTCTATATAATGGGGTAAGTAATGGACTCTTTGCACCTCTGTACATCTATTAATTCAATGTGGATGTGTCCCACCACCTAGCACTATATAAACTTTCCACTGCCTTAGGAAAAATGGTGGACTCGGGCGCACAGGATTCTTAGTGAGATCGGTGGGATCGTCAATCGTGATGGATCAAAGTTTTTGTCCTTCGACTGGAGAGGACAGCAGCCATGGGGATTACACTTTTAGAGCTAACACTTAGCAGTGCACACAGTGACCTCAGACTTGACTGTAGACACCAATTCCATGGCCAAGCATCCATGAGTGTGCATGACATTTAATGCTCAGTGTTGCTTTCAAGGGCACCTCCTTTGATCAACTGTTGTTACTGTTAGCGGTAAACCTTTTTTTGTGTACTGACCTCTAAAGGAGGAATGTGGTATTACATGGTGGCCATATCAAGTGTATTGACTAACATGGAACACCTGGTCATGCTTAGTCCTCCAGAAAAGAAGACACTCTTCATTAGAGGTTCCCTGCTTTAGTTACATGATACAACCCCTCTAGTTCAATTATCTTAAAAAACAAATGTGTCATACATACCAGAGGGTCTCTAAGTTGGCCGACTcctacaaaagaaaaacaaatcaattattaaaatacgccataattaaatgaataaattaattaaattaaataattGCTACAACCAATttacatttttttgctattatgttttttttcttcgctttcatccaagagccataacttttatttaaTCGATGTTATCACAGTGATACAATCTTGTATAGTAAAAGGAAGAACACCAGGAACTTTTTTTTGAAgcttattattttatttatattacaATAAAATacccaaataataataaaaaaattgtacTACCCTGAAAAAAACAAGTAATTTTCTAAGCGAAACACGCGTCAGAGGGTTTTTTTCTAACACATGTGAAATGCTGTTTGAGGTCTTTGACCAACGGGTAAGCAGTTAGATGGTGTTATATCTTACTAACCATCACTGAAACTAATTTCTATGGACTACTTTAGTCTCTCTATAATGAGATAGATTGTGATCCTGCCCTGCATCAATGTATGTTGTGTGGTGGATTTATACTGATTCTTTACTGCAGGCTACCCTGGGTGTTTCCATACTCAGCCTTTCACATGTTGTGGGTGTCTATCCTTCTATATACCATATGTTGTTATTTATTCTGTCTGTGATGACTCTTCATATACAGGTAATAcaagtgtttttggtttttttggggggtattttattgtaatataaataaaataatatgtTTTAGCCTCAAAAAGAGCTCctggtgttttttctttttctatactTGTTTATGGAGTGGCCTTTTCTGAAACTTTATTTATTACTCTAAGTGATTAAAAATGAGAATGTACGGAAAGAAAATATTTATGTATCTGATAAAATCTTGTGTAGTATTTTTAGACATTAGTGTTTCAAAAAAATTctaacatttgtaaaaaaaaaaaaaaagaaacaaatgtgGTTTATTTCACCATATTGTGGGACTATTATCATCTATTTTCTCATCAATGGAcctatgtgaaggcttgttttttgggcAGTCGAGTTGtaatttttattggtaacattttgtagGATATATACaacattttgatcactttttattgcatttttttaaggAAGGTGCAAgaaataaaacttttatttttacttCTTACCCTACTTTGTCATCCTCTTTAGGTATCCTTACCCTACTTTGTCATCCTCCTTAGTTATCCTTACCCTACTTTGTCATCCTCCTTAGGTATCCTTACCCTACTTTGTCATTCTCCTTAGATATCCTTACCCTACTTTGTCATCCTCCTTAGGTATCCTTACCCTACTTTGTCATTCTCCTTAGATATCCTTACCCTACTTTGTCATCCTCCTTAGTTATCCTTACCCTACTTTGTCATCCTCCTTAGTTATCCTTACCCTACTTTGTCATTCTCCTTAGATATCCTTACCCTACTTTGTCATCCTCCTTAGTTATCCTTACCCTACTTTGTCATCCTCCTTAGTTATCCTTACCCTACTTTGTCATTCTCCTTAGATATCCTTACCCTTCTTTGTATCCTCCTTAGTTATCCTTACCCTACTTTGTCATCCTCCTTAGGTATCCTTACTCTACTTTGTCATCCTCCTTACACTACTTTGTCATCCTCCTTAGCCATCCTTACCCTTCTTTGTATCCTCCTTAGTTATCCTTACCCTACTTTGTCATCCTCCTTAGGTATCCTTACCTTACCTTTGTCATCCTCCTTACACTACTTTATCATCCTACTTAGGTATCCTTACCCTACTTTGTCATCCTCTTTAGGTATCCTTACACTACTTTGTCATCCTCCTTACACTACTTTGTCATCCTCCTTACACTACTTTGTCATCCTCCTTAGGTATCCTTACCCTACTTTGTCATGCTCTTTAGGTATCCTGACcctattttttaaacctttttaggTATCCTTACCCTACTTTGTCATCCTCTTTAGGTATCCTTACCCTGCTTTATCATCCTGCTTAGGTATCTTGAACCTGCAGTCATTTGCAGATCATTTGTGTAAGCCAAGACGTGGCTTTCCCCGAATTATAATTTTACCACCGGAGACTGTGTCCCTCCATTACTTCACCTAGAGGGTGGTCCTGAGGGGGGATATCATGGAAGACAATGCTCCCAAATGTCTCCTGTGCATGGTGCACATTCAGGGATTAGGCAACTAGGGATTTTAAAAAAGTGTGGCCTGTAATAAGGGGTATGGTAATATATAAAATTTCCCGCAACGGCACCTAAAAAAAGGGTTAACAAATGATCAaaccatttgaagcatggagaccccTGTTATTCACTACTCCCTCCATTCTGTACCTGATTCTTCGGTGATGGTGAGTGAACTCTTTTTCTGGAAAGCGGAAGAGAACTTCTTACGATTCTTGAAAACAAGAACAGCCACCAAAGCCAGACAAACGACACCCAAACCTCCAGCGAAGATCACCGATGtcatgtttgactctgaaatgtaGGAATATAAATGATAAATAATGTAAAATGCGCCCCCATATGGAGCCAGGATTAAAGTAAAAAGTGTACGTGCCACCAATGTAAAGAGGAATTCCTGTACATGCAGACGTGATTTATCACTTACCTTCTGGCTTTGTGACGAGCAATTGGCAGTGAGGTGCACAGTCTTCATGATTACACCTAAAATTAAATATAATCATTACCTAATGTAATAAGAAAAAACGTAATTTGTACAAATATTGCTGAAATGGAAATTCTGCCTAAATTGTTCTCATTCTTCCTGCTTATGTACGTAATATATGGCCACATTCACCCTAATATTGCAAAATTTTCCAGCTGCAGTACCAAATATTACCACAGGGTGGCgatataagaaaaaaaatgtacataTTAGTTCCAGAAGAaactaaccctgacccggtgtgttcCCCGCACCTCTGGTTATACTTACTCATCACATGAGCGACATTCTCCAGTGGAGTCCAGATAAAAGTGTAAGTGGCAATGACACACAGTGTTACGATCTgctgtacctaaaaaatttttagaCACAATGTTAAAATAGCTTTAATCCAGCACCTGATAATTTAGAATATCAAAATCTATAAATGAATGATTATCCAGTTAGAAAAGTAACCGAAAAGTAGGGAATAAAACTTACATTGGTAGCGTTCAGTCCCATTCTTACACACGGTGCATGGCAGACAGGTGAACTTCCGATCGTCATCAGACTTGTACTGACCAGCGGGACATCCGCAGACTGTGTCATTTTTTGTAGTGCAAGATTGTGTTGGAATTTGACCAAAATCTGAAAGCACACAATCGTTCAATAACGGTCAAAAATGTTAACGCTgtcatgtgtggtgtagtatatagaggatgtctcctgtatggTGTAATATATAGAAGATgtttcctgtgtggtgtagtatatagaggatgtgtcctgtgtggtgtagtatatagaggatgtgtcctgtgtggtgtagtacatagaggatgtgtcctgtgtggtgtagtatatagaggatgtttcctgtgcggtgtagtatatagaggatgtgtcctgtgcggtgcagtatatagaggatgtgccctgtgcggtgtagtatatagagtatgtgtcctgtgtgatgtagtatatagagtatgtgtcctgtatggtgtagtatatagaggatgtatgtcctgtgtggtgtagtatatagaggatgtgtcctgtgtgatgtagtatatataggatgtctcctgtatggtgtagtatatagaggatgtgtcctgtgtggtgtagtatatagaggatgtgccctatgtggtgtagtatacagaggatgtgtcctgtttggtgtagtacATAGAGGATGTATCCTgttcggtgtagtatatagaggatgtgtcctgtgtggtgtagtatatagaggatgtgtcctgtgtggtgtagtatatagaggatgtgtcctgtgtggtgtagtatataatggatgtgtcctgtgtggtgtagtatatagaggatgtgtcctgtgtggtgtagtatatagatgatgtgctatgtgtggtgtagtatatagaggatgtgtcctgtgtggtgtagtatatagaggacatGTCCCTGTGTGGTGCagcatatagaggatgtgtcctgtatggtgtagtatatatagtatgtgccctgtatggtgtagtatatagaggatgtgtcctgtatagtgtagcatatagaggatgtgtcctgtatggtgtagtgttatgatccagaaccatggaagacaaccatcaatcattggtaaaaggtgacaagagcaatggcaactaatctggccgccatccccttactaaccatcacaactagaagtagccgaggggtgaactaacatcctgtgcactgcgaacccagccggagaactagctagcctaaaggaagaaaagatgaataactctctgcctcagaaaatagagaaagaatagcaagccccccacattcaaagactgcggtgatataggaaaacacaatacacagatagatgataggattaacaaaaggtgaggcccccactgactaaataggacaggacaggaaagggactgatggtggccagagaaaaaccctggaaaaatccaacaacctgatagtacaaaaaagcaatcagatcgctagatctgaactccgtcctataccaggcgctcttgtcgtaCCAataaacagaaagcaggaaccattacaaattcaaaaagcaacaaacacatggacttataggagcaatactccaaacatagctgcagggagctttccagctaattaactgagagggaagatccctgcatgcaaataaactgacaataactacagtaaatgacaaactcagataagagcaaaaagaaccaaacaaaaataaagagccaagcacttatctgaggtagatgtagtctggagcaggatgaagcaggctggtgaacaaagaacaactgacatccagcacagcctgctagcagaccagggtttaaataagcagagagttagcaatggaaacgcccattgctcaacacacctggtctctgtccaaaccattcctggccacaagagggagcctcacagcagccaaaacataactgacattcacaacagtgtagcatatagaggatgtctcctgtatggtgtagtatatagaggatgtgtcctataTGGTGTAGTGTATATAGAATGTGTTTGCACACATTAAGAAAATGTGTAAGTCTGGCCCTGAAGCATCACATCTCTCCGTAGCCCTGCAGGCTTTTTGGAACTTCACAGATTAAAGAAGAGAACATTTATAATAAATTGCGCTCAGGCTGCTAGTGTGAATATGGTGAATAATGGTAGTTGTAGTCCAACAACAGAAACATCGGCCTGATTGGCATGATCTATACGCACCAGATAAGCAGGAGTTACACGGTGAGCAGGATTTGGAGGGGTTCGGAGATTTTCTGTAGCGGCCCGGCTGACATGGGGCACATTCTGTTTTCATTCCTTTTCCTAAACAATTTTCGATGACTCTATAACCTGCAGAGATAATGATTAACCCTCGTTATATGGGTGCAAACCTGATACAATGATAATATACATCAAGGTCTTATATAATGGAGTCAGAGGGATCCTATTAATAACTGGAGAATGAATCACGCCCCTGACACCGGCTACGCCTGGAAAGAGAATTACTATGAGTTGTATCCACGCTATTATTAAGTCTCATCTTTTAATTTATATGACTGCAGCTTGTTTAAGTCTTCCCTTTAATTAAAAATGGTCATGTGGTCTGCGGACATAAATGTCATTCTCTTGATAATATACAGTCATGGTGGAAAGTGTTGGTATCCTTGAAATcgttccacaggtgtcaatgggattttccggcggccgcaggtaaggggaggttcctcgttcctccggtgtcacacatagcgatgtgtgctgccgcaggaacgacgaactacatcgtacacacagcagcaacgataattgagaaaaggggggcatgtcaccgattagcgattttgaacgtttttgcgacgattcaaaatcgctcataggtgtcacacacaacgacatcgctaaagcggccggatgtgcttcacaaattccgtgaccccaacaagatcgcttgagcgatgtcgtagcgtgtaaagcggcctttagtctcctctgtccacaagatgcttttccaGTAGGATTTTGGTCatttacatacattttggcaaactgcagtttagtttttttatgtctctgtatcagcagtggggtcctcttgggtctcctccatagtgtttcatttgattcagatgtggacggatagttcgCGCTGTCACTGATACCCCCTGAACCTGTAGGACAGCTTGACtttatttggaacttgattggggcagcttatccaccatctggactgttctctgttgcaacctttcatcactttttctcatctagggagattagttacagtgccataggttgtaaactACTTGATTATTTTGTGTACCGTGGAATCAGGAAtatcaagatctctagagatgaCTTGTACCCTAAATACTATTGATATATTTCAACAATTTTTGGTCTTAAGTCCTCAGATAGTTCCCTTCTCCTctatctgttctccatgcttagtctggcacacacagacacacaatgcaaagattgagtcaacttctcccctttttatctggtttcagatgtgattttcttattgcccacacctgtttcttgccacaggtgagttttattgagcatcacatgcttgaaacaaagttgtttacctacaattttgaaaaggtgccaacaattttgtccgcgacatttttgttgtttttttttaaattatgtcggATTTGACTATTTTTTCTCTGTtatttttatgttgttccaataaagaaataaaaaaatcaataataaaatgaaataataataataataaaaaattaataaaataataaaataataataaaataaaataataaaataataataataataataaaaataaataaaaaaaaaaacaaagaaaacattATAACTTTCTGGATAAattcttcattttctagaacagttTCAAGTGTAGCAACACTTACAGCCAtgactgtttttgttttttcacttatagtattttccttttgtttttagtggggttttttttgtttttttttttactgcagtatTTGAAAACAAACAAAATAACATTAATATTTGGAAACCACTGCTGTTGATGagaatcacatgcttgaaacaaagttgtttacctacaattttgaaaaggtggcaacaattttgtccgcgccatttttgttgttttgtttgaaattatgtcaCATTTGCCCCTTTTTTTCTGTTATTTTTATGTTGTTccaacaaagaaataaaaaaaataaataataaaataataataaaattaataataataataaaataataaaatataataataataataataatataaaataataataataaaaataaataaaaaaaaaaaacaaaacaaagaaaacatTATAACTTTCTGGATaaattcttcattttctggaacagtttcaagTGTGCCAACACTTACAGCCAtgactgtttttgttttttcacttatagtattttcctttttgtttttagtgttaTTTTTGGCATATTCACTTTTAGTCAATACTTGTATTCCGAAGAACTTCTCTTCTAATCCTTCCATTATGTTGTTCCTCTTGATTCATTCCCCACAGGAAACATGaaattccaaagacatgacataatcGAATCCAATACTGGACCCCGACAGGAACCCCTAATcgtttccctgtaggtacaccgaaGCTCCCAATGATCATCTTCAGGCATCTGGGACCACGGGCGTAGCCCGATGTGTCGTAAGGTGATGTTAAGAAATCTTGGCAGGGGATCATTTTCTCGGCGTAACGCTCGGTAACTCTGAGTTCTTATTATTTTTGCAGATTTCTGTTTGTTGTCATTGACGTCGCTCTGGCATTATATCAAACGCCCGGGGGGCTCCTCGTACAGTCTCCCTCCGCCCAATTCCCACTAATCTCAGCAATCCAGACGCATCCGGAGATGGGACCGAGCTTGTAAAAGAAAACACGCTCCTTGAGAAGTCGTAGATGATTTTCTCACAAGACTTCACTTCCCAGCAGTTTTCTCAAACCTCTTTCTGACAAGTTGACACCCCCGCACTCATGTGTCTGATTACCAAGACTGATGTCACTTTTAGGAATATATAAAGCGGGGTACGGACCCCCGAGGAGCTGTAATGGCCGACATATTGTTTGTTACAAAGCTCTCGACAGAAGACAAAGCAAAGAGGACActggtatctctgtaatgaggacacTGCCATAGGGTCACTGTGGCTGTGATGGGACCAATGTGACGGTCTTTCTTATAGGGGCACTCTTATGGGGGGACTTTGGCTACTTCTCTTACCAGGGCATTTTTACAGCAGTACTGTATTCGTCACTTTTATACTTGTattgttatggggacactgtggagaaCTTTTACAGGAGCACAATGTCTTCTTCTTTTATAGggacactgttatggggtcacTGTGAATATCTCTCTTAGGGACTCCTTTCTACAGGAGCAGTGTGTCTGCCTCTCTTATAAAGATACTGCTAATGGGTAACGTATCATGTTTCCTTAGGGGGGCACTGTGAATGTGTTTTTATAGGGCAACTGTTATGGGACCAGTTAGTCCTACTTTCTAAAGGGAACATCAATAGGGGCACTGTTATGGAGACCCTGTGGCTGTTCTCAGGGAGAAACCTTTACAGGAGCACTCTGACTGCCTCTCTCTATTAGGGGCACTGTTATGGAGCCACTGTGGCTGTTTTTCTCAGGGATGAACCTTTATAGGAGCTATTGGACTGCCTCTCTTATAGGGACACTGTTATAGAAACACTGTGGCTGTCTTTCTCAGGAATGAACTTTTACAGGAACACTCTGACTGCCTCTCTCTATTAGGGGCACTGTTATGGAAACACTGTGGCTGTATTTCTAAGGAGGAACATTTAGAGGAGCACTTTGACCTCTATTATAGGGATACTGTTATGGAGACATCacggttgtgtggcgccctggacaagccaggggccacagataactacaccaacacaccccacactcccagtcaggcacacctaagtcagacaaaacccttgttgcctccctccaggggctgatgttcacaccagggggtgggccccaggtggttggtcccgcccaccgaggagttcacagtcctggaggcgggaaaagagtttagattagtgttggaagtgaaagtgagaggaaggaaagtggtagaggagcaatctgaagttggtccgggtgtgtggcccagacggatcagcaaggttggcagacaatgatgaccgtctgcaggagaggcctatcggagccaaccgtaaggaccgtggacgggcggtggcccgacggtaccggatcggtacgcaaagagaagccagcaccatccggcaggggcttacggaccccggcaaggctaggagtcgccgtgaatttgccaaatccgttagcgaagggaacctcctgggtttcccagcagccaagtcccggcagaaggcaacagtccaaccgagagagggaaatacagtcaccgccaaagctacagttcccagggccagagcctgcgggcaaaaggggctcctttagccaccttcaaagctggggagcgggttaccggtgggaacccattggaacccttacactacacaggtgcaaggaaaggcagtcatcatcaacctgccgggaagaacaacaccgcagccatctgtgggacctgtccattcagccgtttgtttcagcagagactctgtgtacatcattgggctgagtgagtaccaccgtgccgtgcggcacagcgctgcccccgcgaccctgcacctctccaggccccgtaacccacctgccaaccatccctaccccatcaccgggccccgggacaaccagccccctacccacggaggggagaactaacatcaaagctgctccctgtcatcgctcccaggatccccgtccagagcagtggtggtgtcaccaatctcaccacaaccgtggatggcgtcacggacaatatcaaatccccacaaccaaatccccttttcactcacgggcgaggaacgccgctcgagtccctgggatccggcccaccgctcgagccaccaccgagcagcagtagcagcagccggacccgagcagtgggagagcgcagcgtcccctcctccgcccacgacagttGTCTCTCTTGTAAGGGTCTTTCTACAGAATCATTGTGTCTGCCTTTCTTATAAAGGTACTGCTATGGGGTAAAGTTGAAGGCTTCCTTACGGGGCACTGTGAATGTCATTCTGATAGGGGCACTGTTATGGGACCACTGAGTCCTACTTTCTGAAAGGGAAGATCAATAGAGACACTATTATGGGGCCACTGTGGCTGTCTTTCTCAGGGAGATATGGGGATGGAAAGATATTTACTGTAGTACTCATTTTGCCTTTCTTATAGGGGCACTGTTGTGTGGTAAAGTGTCTGTCTTTTTTTTCTAGAGCACTGTTACTATATTTATCATAGGGGAATTATTATCGGATCATTACAGCTATCTCTGTTATGGGGGCACGAAAATAGGAGAATTTTGTCTGCCTCTCATATACGGGCATTGTTATGGGGCAAAGTGGCTGTCTCTAGTGTGGGGAGAGGTCTACATGGCGACATTCTAGGGCATATCTGTAGGTGTTGCAGGGGTCACTTGTACATTGGCACTGTTGTCACGGTTGTGTGAGCATAGAGGCGTTTTGTTCCCACTGTGGTTTTTAATGTTATAAGGACACGGTGGTTGACATTACTAGGTGTGGAGAATCTGTGGACTTTACGGGGGCTGTCACTGTCATAGAGACACTGTGGTTGCCGTTATGGGGGCACTGTAACTGGCATTGGGCACTGGCCAGGAATTACGATGGTTTGGTTCTAGGGTTTTGATGCAAATCTTACGCCTTATCTATTGTGTCCTTTTGTTGTATTTCACCCTTGAGTATATTCTGCTTTACCATAACCGCAGATATGACACTTAGATGATTC containing:
- the TNFRSF1A gene encoding tumor necrosis factor receptor superfamily member 1A gives rise to the protein MTGFFYTVSLFWLLPTLCHTWDIPLESALLIKGEPVGFTTRSAHRHKRSERSNETVTCKDDEYRPKNANYCCNKCLAGYRVIENCLGKGMKTECAPCQPGRYRKSPNPSKSCSPCNSCLSDFGQIPTQSCTTKNDTVCGCPAGQYKSDDDRKFTCLPCTVCKNGTERYQCTADRNTVCHCHLHFYLDSTGECRSCDECNHEDCAPHCQLLVTKPEESNMTSVIFAGGLGVVCLALVAVLVFKNRKKFSSAFQKKSSLTITEESGVGQLRDPLMEPMNKSNYLPGHTISVEEDAPQQQNEALNSTLPLPDITLQTTTPCLYSPENLYKIIEFIPYGRWREFVRRLGVSNHVIDTSEQDYRHCKDAQYAMLSFWVQNVGSSRESKDSMFKVLREMNLGGCIERIEESW